The Sesamum indicum cultivar Zhongzhi No. 13 linkage group LG6, S_indicum_v1.0, whole genome shotgun sequence genome has a segment encoding these proteins:
- the LOC105165446 gene encoding uncharacterized protein LOC105165446: MQLQNLSLPRTLNPQLSPFHFSFPPKFHNPLLRTLPRIRPFAASLRSPTIHALTPKPEFSRRNANQRSDLRSFAGRSKGKPGGSSTGRIEGDAELRREAKRNARRKSKKMAESLFYRMKNPHKNYPDNFSEDELQMIGLGYDRMVRFMDKDDPNLKHPYDWYKYGEFGPYSWRGLVLGDPIRGSFSDERVTMIGEVRDQEEWEKIEQHDMATDFQKRLDAMDKNKGLRYFWVFVRHPKWRVSDLPWQQWTLVCEVALEAGDQRLDKWTLMGRLGNKARAMITQCAAWMRPDIIYVQRPVYQCRFEPQDEFFAALAPLLDPETEEDYMCELVNDDGSVEMCTYFGGLCKIVRVNPKAFVDDVVKGFEKLSDEKKSKCLEFLLNNHPVMLLHPYTKEWKAKLEEMELGCDAPDDDDNHGGNEGDNEIIDWIEDDGNDDGGDIDEVNEDDDDYGVSDAVILDAKGNGDEGLGIQEDEDPEPEKDARYWDEEFKKAIKSNEAMEKLVERSAEISNKFYEKQLKSMQKQTRQTSGDGDELEMRGRRAKVSPQEWKLLGYGPYRKKISKSKIPPGLFLRAAVRPFTYRNLVKEIVLTRHAIVEGEIGRKR; the protein is encoded by the coding sequence ATGCAGCTTCAAAACCTCTCCCTCCCTAGAACCCTAAACCCTCAACTCTCTCCCTTTCACTTCTCCTTTCCCCCCAAATTCCACAATCCTCTTCTCAGAACGCTACCCCGAATTCGTCCTTTTGCCGCGAGTCTGAGGTCTCCGACAATCCACGCACTGACCCCTAAACCCGAATTCTCCCGCCGAAATGCCAACCAGCGCTCGGACCTCCGGTCATTCGCCGGACGGAGCAAAGGGAAACCCGGTGGCTCCTCTACCGGCCGTATCGAGGGCGACGCGGAGCTCCGCCGAGAGGCTAAGCGGAATGCTCGTCggaaaagcaagaaaatggcGGAGAGCCTATTTTACAGGATGAAGAATCCCCACAAGAATTACCCGGATAACTTCTCTGAGGATGAGCTCCAAATGATCGGTCTGGGCTATGATAGGATGGTTAGGTTCATGGACAAGGATGACCCCAACTTAAAGCATCCGTACGATTGGTACAAATACGGTGAATTTGGACCCTATTCTTGGCGTGGTCTGGTATTGGGTGACCCTATTCGTGGGAGTTTTTCTGATGAACGGGTGACCATGATTGGCGAGGTTAGGGATCAAGAGGAGTGGGAAAAGATCGAACAGCACGATATGGCCACAGATTTTCAGAAAAGACTGGATGCTATGGATAAGAACAAGGGATTGAGGTACTTCTGGGTGTTTGTTAGGCATCCGAAATGGAGGGTTTCTGATTTGCCTTGGCAGCAGTGGACTTTGGTGTGTGAGGTGGCACTCGAGGCAGGGGATCAGAGGTTGGATAAATGGACTTTGATGGGGAGGCTTGGGAATAAGGCGCGGGCAATGATTACCCAGTGTGCAGCCTGGATGAGGCCAGACATAATATATGTGCAGAGGCCGGTTTATCAATGCAGATTTGAGCCTCAGGATGAATTTTTCGCGGCATTAGCACCACTGCTTGACCCAGAAACTGAGGAGGATTACATGTGTGAGCTGGTGAATGATGATGGAAGCGTGGAGATGTGTACGTATTTTGGTGGGCTGTGTAAGATTGTGAGAGTGAACCCAAAGGCATTTGTGGATGATGTGGTTAAGGGATTTGAGAAGCTGAGTGATGAGAAGAAGTCCAAGTGTTTGGAGTTTTTGTTGAACAATCATCCGGTGATGTTGTTGCATCCATATACAAAGGAGTGGAAGGCGAAGTTGGAGGAAATGGAGTTGGGTTGTGATGCacctgatgatgatgataatcaTGGTGGTAACGAGGGGGATAATGAGATCATTGATTGGATTGAGGATGACGGCAATGATGATGGTGGTGATATTGATGAAGTGAATGAGGATGATGACGATTATGGCGTTTCAGATGCTGTCATTCTTGATGCAAAAGGAAATGGGGATGAGGGGTTAGGAATCCAGGAAGACGAGGATCCAGAACCAGAAAAAGATGCTAGGTATTGGGACGAGGAGTTCAAGAAGGCAATAAAAAGCAACGAAGCTATGGAAAAGCTTGTAGAGCGAAGTGCAGAGATATCTAACAAGTTCTATGAGAAACAACTCAAGTCAATGCAGAAGCAAACAAGACAAACTTCAGGTGACGGAGATGAACTGGAAATGCGAGGTAGAAGGGCTAAAGTGAGTCCACAAGAATGGAAGTTGCTCGGCTATGGTCCATATAGGAAGAAGATCAGCAAGAGTAAGATCCCTCCCGGCTTGTTCTTACGTGCTGCCGTTAGACCATTTACCTACAGAAATCTTGTTAAGGAGATTGTCCTGACAAGACATGCAATTGTGGAAGGTGAGATTGGTAGGAAGAGGTAA
- the LOC105165447 gene encoding uncharacterized protein LOC105165447 — protein MTAPQMDPQYEQRLRDEIIYLHSLWHQGPPTAAAPVSSTAVRHQLQPAKATQFKKETKRRGESGKKSTKKPNNATPESKSSPWTEWPCPTPPPPDSATGWPSLEAKSDAKTLSLSPEEQSKLAAKRAHQHAVKVVHEFFMSNSADDSDGIDSSSDEDDELMEEDDGRKEYNFFLKVFKEDAVLRGYYEKNFAKGKFSCLVCGALGGKKTGKKFKGCLPLVQHSFTIAKTNKKKAHRAFGQAVCKVLGWDIDQLPAIVSLLSDKSSETLGNVISENKDSSTNIVNNNDSIVGNNGEGVPERGSIATGTLPNCEEGDMNSMMCPDAGKNSEDIGMVHLHNAEEPAAEELSSMNDSLTCPDADKNLENPGMVHPHNMEEPAAQWLTSNSLTRPDADKNLANHGMPDPCNSQEPAVKGSTSVPLDGNNGIGNETQDLQMGNGVLHGNYGDGNEMQDLQMRNGILGGNNGVRNEMQDLQMGNGVLDCPDGVGNEMQDLHMGNGVLDGPKEDNEIKT, from the exons ATGACTGCACCGCAAATGGACCCGCAATACGAACAAAGGCTCAGAGACGAGATCATTTACCTTCACTCCCTCTGGCACCAAGGCCCCCCTACAGCAGCCGCGCCCGTCTCCTCCACCGCCGTTCGCCACCAGTTGCAGCCCGCAAAAGCAACCCAATTCAAAAAAGAGACGAAACGTAGAGGCGAAAGTGGGAAAAAGTCCACGAAGAAGCCCAACAACGCCACCCCAGAATCTAAATCATCTCCCTGGACTGAATGGCCGTGCCCCACCCCTCCACCGCCGGATTCCGCCACCGGATGGCCCAGTCTGGAAGCAAAATCCGATGCGAAGACGCTCTCGCTCTCCCCCGAAGAACAGTCGAAATTGGCTGCAAAACGTGCCCACCAGCATGCCGTCAAGGTTGTCCATGAATTCTTTATGAGTAATAGCGCTGATGATTCTGATGGAATTGATAGTAGTAGCGATGAGGATGACGAATTGATGGAGGAAGACGATGGGCGCAAGgagtacaatttttttttaaaggtgTTTAAGGAGGATGCCGTGTTGAGGGGGTATTATGAGAAGAATTTCGCTAAAGGGAAATTTAGTTGTCTGGTGTGTGGTGCTTTGGGGGGAAAGAAAACAGGAAAGAAGTTTAAGGGTTGCCTGCCTCTCGTGCAACATTCGTTCACCATTGCCAAGACGAATAAGAAGAAAGCGCATAGGGCATTTGGGCAAGCTGTTTGTAAGGTTCTTGGTTGGGACATTGATCAGCTTCCTGCCATTGTTTCTTTGCTCAGTGATAAATCCAGCGAGACTCTG GGCAATGTCATTAGTGAAAACAAGGATAGCTCAACAAATATCGTGAACAATAATGATTCTATAGTAGGTAATAATGGCGAAGGAGTGCCAGAACGTGGTTCTATTGCTACTGGAACTTTGCCCAACTGTGAGGAAGGAGATATG aATTCCATGATGTGTCCTGATGCTGGTAAAAACTCAGAAGATATTGGCATGGTGCATCTGCATAATGCGGAGGAGCCTGCAGCAGAGGAGTTATCTAGCATGAAT GATTCTTTGACGTGTCCTGATGCCGATAAAAACTTGGAAAATCCTGGCATGGTACATCCACATAATATGGAGGAGCCTGCAGCACAGTGGTTGACTAGT AATTCTTTGACGAGGCCTGATGCTGATAAAAACTTGGCAAATCATGGCATGCCAGATCCATGTAACTCACAGGAGCCTGCAGTAAAGGGGTCGACTAGT GTGCCTCTCGATGGAAATAATGGTATCGGTAATGAAACGCAAGATCTGCAGATGGGCAATGGCGTGCTTCATGGAAATTACGGTGACGGTAACGAAATGCAAGATCTGCAGATGCGCAATGGCATTCTTGGTGGAAATAATGGTGTTCGTAACGAAATGCAAGATCTGCAGATGG
- the LOC105165444 gene encoding peptide-N4-(N-acetyl-beta-glucosaminyl)asparagine amidase A-like encodes MASTLFSLLFLLSTLALLHQPLLSAANLHSTADLFRSQPFSEPTSSAADIPPTTFFEVTKPIPLPKTKPCSYLVLKHDFAYTYGKSPVLADYTPPTDCPSQYFARIVLEWTAACKGRQFDRIFGVWLGGVEILRSCTAEPRATGIVWTVKKDITRYYSLLMSNQTLAVYLGNLVDSTYTGVYHVNVSIXXXXSAVEYGGLDNGYGFGPVADLILPISRNLPLNDGLWFEIENSTDVESKEFVIPQNVYRAVLEVYVSFHENDEFWFGNYPNEYISVNNLTGVPGNGPFREVVVSLDGLVVGAVWPFTVIYTGGVNPLLWRPITAIGSFDVPSYDIEITPLLSKILDGKSHELAFSVTNALNVWYIDANLHLWLDKGSERTQGNLLEYSDSPLSLSLLSNFTGLDGLFSTNASRSISYRGWVKSSHGVVTTKSLQEFNYINAMVMGNDGNQQILNQVIHFNGTVDARTPSSSILSTSSLKKFTLDLYSDNIDKGNGTYDSVANVTLGIDETRQKTSKFGTSSSRLKNFQNAQGNMLVKGNLVVSGLGSTQQAYHYISEKSCYFRNVSSSNYTILHDEESNTCRYSKSWPSFSRRTLSGSTYNYEKKGLI; translated from the exons ATGGCTTCCACTCTCTTCTccctcctcttcctcctctccACTCTCGCACTCCTCCACCAACCACTGCTCTCCGCCGCAAACCTCCACTCCACGGCAGACCTATTCAGATCGCAGCCCTTTTCTGAGCCCACCTCATCCGCCGCCGACATTCCTCCCACCACTTTCTTTGAGGTCACAAAACCTATCCCACTCCCCAAAACCAAACCTTGCTCGTATTTGGTCCTGAAACACGACTTTGCCTACACCTATGGCAAGTCCCCTGTTCTTGCAGACTACACCCCCCCCACTGATTGCCCATCTCAGTACTTTGCAAGAATCGTTCTTGAGTGGACCGCGGCTTGCAAAGGGAGGCAATTTGATAGAATCTTTGGTGTTTGGCTGGGCGGGGTTGAGATTCTCCGGAGCTGCACCGCTGAGCCGAGAGCTACCGGCATTGTCTGGACGGTGAAGAAAGACATCACGAGGTACTATTCTCTGCTGATGAGTAATCAGACTCTTGCGGTTTATTTGGGAAATCTTGTTGATAGTACTTACACTGGCGTGTACCATGTCAATGTTAGTATTCNNNNNNNNN ATAGTGCTGTTGAATATGGTGGATTGGATAATGGGTATGGGTTCGGGCCTGTGGCGGATTTGATATTGCCCATTTCAAGAAACTTGCCGTTGAATGATGGTTTGTGGTTTGAGATTGAGAATTCGACAGATGTAGAGTCAAAGGAGTTCGTGATTCCGCAGAATGTATACAGGGCTGTGCTTGAGGTGTATGTTTCTTTccatgaaaatgatgaattttggTTTGGGAACTATCCGAATGAGTACATTTCTGTGAATAACCTTACGGGTGTTCCTGGAAATGGGCCGTTCCGGGAGGTTGTGGTTAGCTTGGATGGTTTGGTTGTCGGTGCAGTTTGGCCATTTACTGTGATCTACACGGGGGGTGTCAATCCTCTCCTTTGGAGACCGATTACTGCAATTGGTTCCTTTGATGTCCCTTCTTATGATATCGAGATTACACCTTTGTTGAGTAAAATATTGGATGGAAAATCCCATGAGCTTGCATTTAGTGTGACAAATGCTTTGAACGTCTGGTATATTGATGCAAATTTGCATCTATGGTTGGATAAAGGGAGTGAGAGAACACAAGGGAATCTGTTGGAATACAGTGACTCGCCTCTTTCCTTGTCTcttctttctaattttacaGGTCTTGATGGCTTATTCAGTACAAATGCTAGTCGCTCAATAAGTTACAGGGGATGGGTAAAATCATCTCATGGAGTCGTCACCACCAAATCGCTCCAAGAATTCAATTACATTAATGCTATGGTGATGGGGAATGATGGGAATCAACAGATTTTGAATCAGGTTATACATTTCAACGGGACTGTCGACGCCAGGACTCCATCATCTTCAATTCTCTCTACCAGCTCGCTCAAGAAGTTTACTCTTGATCTCTACTCTGATAATATCGACAAAGGAAATGGAACCTATGACTCTGTAGCTAACGTGACTTTGGGCATCGATGAGACGAGGCAAAAGACTTCCAAGTTTGGAACTTCCTCCAGTAGGctaaagaattttcaaaatgccCAGGGCAATATGCTTGTGAAAGGCAACTTGGTGGTCAGTGGACTGGGGAGCACTCAACAAGCATACCATTACATAAGTGAGAAGTCGTGTTATTTTAGGAATGTAAGCAGCTCAAACTACACCATTCTTCACGATGAAGAAAGCAATACTTGCAGATACAGTAAGTCCTGGCCTTCTTTTTCTCGAAGGACTTTATCAggatctacatataattacgaaAAGAAAGGGCTTATTTGA